A genomic region of Rhodococcus pyridinivorans contains the following coding sequences:
- a CDS encoding DUF6325 family protein, with the protein MTDSDIDEMGPVDYLVIEFPADRPPNGSALPLLLDLVERGIIRVLDLAFVRKDTDGSVTGIDISEVGLEGEVDVTLFAEASSGLLGDTDFDEAGAALEPGCSAAVLVYENTWAAPLARALRRNGAELVASGRIPVQSILASLEKLDVEM; encoded by the coding sequence GTGACCGATTCGGATATAGACGAGATGGGCCCGGTCGACTATCTCGTCATCGAATTCCCTGCCGACCGACCACCGAACGGCTCTGCGCTACCGCTGCTGCTCGACCTCGTCGAGCGAGGCATCATCCGGGTGCTCGATCTCGCGTTCGTCCGCAAGGACACCGACGGTTCGGTCACCGGGATCGACATCTCCGAGGTCGGACTCGAAGGAGAAGTCGACGTGACGTTGTTCGCGGAGGCGTCGTCGGGCCTGCTCGGCGACACAGATTTCGACGAAGCGGGGGCGGCGCTCGAGCCGGGCTGCTCGGCGGCCGTGCTCGTCTACGAGAACACCTGGGCTGCTCCGCTGGCGCGGGCACTGCGTCGCAACGGCGCCGAACTCGTCGCGTCCGGGCGTATCCCGGTTCAGAGCATCCTGGCTTCGCTGGAGAAGCTCGACGTCGAAATGTGA
- a CDS encoding SHOCT domain-containing protein: MPGLLRGVARTAVVAGTATAVSNRVSRRQGERWASQGQAVYGRPAQYAPEPEPVPTPPPAAPPPGGTDRIAALKDLAELKAQGVLTEAEFEREKARILAS; this comes from the coding sequence ATGCCAGGATTACTCCGTGGGGTGGCTCGCACCGCAGTGGTAGCGGGGACGGCGACGGCCGTCTCCAACCGCGTCTCCCGTCGGCAGGGAGAGCGATGGGCATCGCAGGGGCAGGCCGTCTACGGTCGTCCGGCGCAGTACGCGCCCGAACCCGAACCCGTGCCCACGCCTCCTCCGGCCGCCCCACCTCCGGGTGGAACGGACCGCATCGCCGCGCTGAAGGACCTCGCCGAACTGAAGGCCCAGGGCGTGCTCACCGAGGCCGAGTTCGAGAGGGAGAAGGCGCGAATTCTCGCATCCTGA
- a CDS encoding MFS transporter has translation MQSFGDVLRDGKYEMTDNPVARPSAPVRRMLLPLALAQFICSFAGSNMNVMINDISVDLDTTVQGVQTAITVFLLVMAAFMIPGGKLTDRWGRKRCFVAGLVLYGVGALLSAAAPGLGILILGNSIFEGIGTALLIPPVYILTTMLFTDMKSRARAFGVITGMGGIGAAAGPLIGGLITTAIDWRAAFVFQALIVAAIVVLSRGLEDPLPPDPTTPFDGIGAVLSAAGLVCIVMGILQADNALSVSAGLIGIGILLVVGFFLHVRRFERSGRVPLLSTDLFRNRTSNLALVTQNIQWLLLMGVAFVVSAFLQVVRGYNAIETGIIFTAATAGILGASLLAERLAARHSQRALIMSGFVVTLGGIVVLLLLVRAWTSAWAFAPGLLLIGVGLGAMLTPSVNVVQSAFPEEQQGEISGLSRCVSNLGSSLGTAVAGTVLVVGLATPDRSYAAAMIVLACIGLVGLVASALLPATSSATPSASGAQ, from the coding sequence GTGCAGAGTTTCGGCGACGTCCTTCGCGACGGGAAGTACGAGATGACCGACAATCCGGTGGCGAGACCGTCCGCCCCCGTCCGGCGAATGTTGCTCCCGCTCGCCCTCGCTCAGTTCATCTGCAGCTTCGCAGGTTCGAACATGAACGTGATGATCAACGACATCAGCGTCGATCTGGACACCACGGTGCAAGGCGTCCAGACCGCGATCACCGTGTTCCTTCTGGTCATGGCGGCGTTCATGATTCCGGGTGGGAAGCTGACGGATCGATGGGGTCGCAAGCGATGTTTCGTCGCCGGGCTCGTCCTGTACGGCGTGGGAGCCCTCCTGAGTGCGGCAGCACCGGGTCTGGGAATCCTGATCCTGGGCAACTCGATCTTCGAAGGAATCGGCACCGCACTGCTCATCCCACCCGTGTACATCCTCACGACGATGCTCTTCACCGACATGAAGTCCCGGGCACGGGCCTTCGGCGTGATCACCGGCATGGGTGGGATCGGCGCCGCAGCGGGGCCGTTGATCGGTGGATTGATCACCACCGCGATCGACTGGCGGGCTGCCTTCGTCTTCCAGGCACTGATCGTCGCCGCCATCGTCGTTCTGAGCCGAGGGCTCGAGGATCCCCTGCCCCCGGATCCGACCACACCCTTCGACGGGATCGGTGCCGTCCTGTCCGCCGCGGGTCTCGTCTGTATCGTCATGGGGATTCTCCAGGCGGACAACGCACTCTCGGTGTCCGCCGGCCTCATCGGTATCGGAATCCTGCTCGTCGTCGGGTTCTTCCTGCACGTACGACGCTTCGAACGGTCCGGCAGAGTGCCACTCCTCTCGACCGACCTGTTCCGTAATCGCACATCGAATCTCGCGCTCGTCACCCAGAACATCCAGTGGCTGCTGCTGATGGGCGTCGCGTTCGTCGTCTCGGCATTCCTGCAGGTGGTCCGCGGCTACAACGCAATCGAGACGGGCATCATCTTCACCGCCGCCACCGCCGGCATTCTCGGTGCCTCATTGCTGGCGGAACGATTGGCCGCCCGGCATTCACAGCGTGCCCTCATCATGAGCGGCTTCGTCGTCACCCTCGGCGGCATCGTGGTGCTGCTCCTGCTGGTCCGTGCATGGACCAGCGCATGGGCGTTCGCCCCGGGCCTGTTGCTCATCGGCGTCGGACTGGGTGCGATGCTCACTCCGTCCGTGAACGTCGTGCAGTCGGCGTTCCCAGAGGAACAGCAGGGTGAGATCTCCGGCTTGTCGCGGTGCGTGTCCAATCTGGGTTCGTCCCTGGGCACCGCCGTGGCAGGCACCGTCCTCGTCGTCGGCCTCGCCACGCCGGACCGGTCGTATGCGGCCGCGATGATCGTGCTGGCGTGCATCGGGCTCGTCGGACTCGTCGCGTCCGCGCTCCTTCCCGCGACCTCGAGTGCCACGCCTTCCGCCTCCGGAGCCCAGTGA